The Methylomicrobium agile genome has a segment encoding these proteins:
- a CDS encoding TolC family protein, translated as MLKSNTLQFLLLGAVGLMLQACGIPAMTAKKTDTALPDHFKNTPGVSAQKNTATANWADFFEDSDLIALIKTAIANNKEMNIMLQRISVAENEIQKRKGAYLPFVSIGAGAGADKVGQFTRSGAVEENLEIRPGESFPTLLGDYQFGLFSTWEIDVWKKLRNEKQVAVLDYMASIEGRHFLVTNLVAEVAHSYYELLALDNQLENLEQYIAILQNGLEMVKQLQIYARTNALAVKRYAAEVTKNESRKYEIKQQISVIENRINFLLGRTSGPIKRHSAGFMDIKPKMLQVGIPSQLLQNRPDIKQAELELAAADLSIKVARANFYPTFGIKAGIGFQAFALKYLINTPESLAATIAGEMVAPLVNKNAIIAEYKNANAKQVQAAYEYEQSIIKAYMEVANQISNIDNLDKNYRFKSNQVDSLVQSIDVANQLFLSARADYLEVLLTQRDALDAKKELIETKQKQMSAVVDLYKALGGGWQNV; from the coding sequence ATGTTGAAGAGTAATACATTGCAGTTTTTGCTGTTGGGCGCTGTGGGGCTGATGTTACAAGCCTGCGGCATCCCGGCAATGACCGCCAAAAAGACCGACACCGCGCTGCCGGATCATTTCAAGAATACACCGGGCGTTTCGGCACAGAAAAATACCGCAACCGCGAATTGGGCAGATTTTTTTGAAGATTCCGATCTGATCGCATTGATCAAAACGGCGATCGCGAACAATAAGGAAATGAATATCATGCTGCAGCGCATCAGCGTGGCGGAAAATGAAATTCAAAAGCGTAAAGGGGCTTATCTGCCCTTTGTGAGCATCGGTGCGGGCGCCGGCGCGGACAAGGTCGGACAGTTTACGCGCAGCGGCGCGGTCGAGGAAAATCTGGAGATACGGCCGGGCGAGTCGTTTCCGACCTTGCTCGGCGATTATCAGTTCGGGCTGTTTTCGACCTGGGAGATCGACGTTTGGAAAAAGCTCAGAAACGAGAAGCAGGTGGCCGTGCTGGATTACATGGCGTCGATCGAAGGCCGGCACTTTTTGGTGACCAATCTGGTCGCCGAGGTCGCGCATTCGTATTACGAACTGCTCGCGTTGGACAATCAGCTCGAAAACCTGGAACAATACATCGCCATTCTGCAAAACGGCCTGGAGATGGTCAAGCAATTGCAGATTTATGCCAGAACGAATGCGCTCGCGGTCAAACGTTACGCTGCGGAAGTGACCAAAAACGAGAGCAGAAAATACGAGATCAAACAGCAGATCAGCGTCATTGAAAACCGCATCAATTTTTTGTTGGGCCGAACGTCCGGGCCGATCAAGCGCCATTCGGCCGGCTTCATGGACATCAAACCGAAAATGCTCCAGGTGGGGATACCTTCGCAACTGCTGCAAAACCGGCCCGATATCAAGCAAGCGGAACTGGAGCTGGCGGCGGCCGATTTGAGCATCAAAGTGGCGAGAGCGAATTTCTATCCGACCTTCGGCATCAAGGCCGGCATCGGCTTTCAGGCTTTCGCGCTCAAATATTTGATCAATACGCCGGAGTCGCTGGCGGCGACCATTGCCGGCGAGATGGTCGCACCGCTGGTAAACAAGAACGCGATCATCGCCGAATACAAAAACGCCAACGCCAAGCAGGTTCAGGCGGCTTACGAGTACGAGCAAAGCATCATCAAAGCCTATATGGAAGTGGCCAATCAAATTTCGAACATCGACAATCTGGACAAGAACTATCGCTTCAAGAGCAATCAGGTGGACTCGCTCGTGCAATCGATCGACGTGGCCAACCAGCTGTTCCTGTCGGCCCGCGCCGATTATCTGGAGGTTTTGTTGACGCAAAGGGATGCCTTGGATGCCAAAAAAGAGCTGATCGAAACGAAACAGAAGCAAATGAGCGCGGTGGTGGACTTGTATAAGGCGCTTGGCGGCGGGTGGCAGAATGTGTAA